Part of the Nicotiana sylvestris chromosome 5, ASM39365v2, whole genome shotgun sequence genome is shown below.
tacacgcacacacacacacacacacacttagagagctgcttggcgcagtctccTGAAAATACAAATATATCTATACTCAGACATGATATCGATAAACACTTTGTTctattagaaactagactcatagatcttcaatttgataggtagatcaccccataactcaaattaaattgggagaaaatcgtatctacatttgacctaattttcagcatatttatgaatgtaacttgtgatgacctttgtcaacttttgttccacaacttgcttgacttcaaaaagtcactatcatacgactaaaataactcatataaTAACCTCTTTATCAtattaagaaccctagtctcgcccaaagtacatgttataatatttcaaacttgtcgactttcgacgaaacttatttttttcaattGGTTTAACTTCTAAGCTTTCTAACCCTCTTGGTACTAGTTAttaatgatcttaaatatttgtaacctccaaggtaacatgattaacttactttatatgcTTCTAAATATAATCTTATTTCTGAGCTTAcgtcaattgacttacgacgtactctcacgtacgaaaatatggggtgtaacatcattcacccctttggaacattcgtcctcgaatgttgactaatacACTTATCCATATCTTCAACtatagctcttacgaatactttaatattttcttttccaTCTAGAGAGTTGTTCGgtaaataaatccaaaggctaggacattcccccctttaggcctctttctcgcaccatgacttgtggtcgaaattcttccaatctcgtaaccgTTTCTACCTTCTTtcatgcagcctgtacaattCTGACCTTGTATGTTTGCCTATGTGACTCTTCTCTcatttttcctccagcttttagccaatctctaggcctcactttgggaACATATACAGAACTTGACAAGTTGCCCCtataggcatctataggtgtactaaagttcttcgctcggtacctTGTCGAAATTACGACTATtgatatatcttgtttcatagcctcggTTATCTATACTTACGACTTTACTACATCTAGCCTCTAGgtgggtcatactataccataactcttataTTGACTTGTTATTTACCGAGGTCTGCTGCCCAACTCTAGGTACTCACTCGCTGCTTTTTTTATAAGTATAAATCTAAGTCTTTAATGCtttctcattactgttcatcttaagaatgacagcctaatctcatctcatacgtTGGAAATTTTATCCATCTATtggtgattcaccttaatgttgatctataatctaccattgataacttgaaacctcttacgtaatacattgtcactagggcttacgttgcatcggggaacatttgaagtgattttcctgatccacctagggacgatactatacttcaataaccgtatttcatagcatcctaacgtgattcatcttatggggggtattctaatcccgtgcaattcatgaaatcccttttcttaaaatcaatactcaatcaaaggcctaaacgtCACCCTCTTATCTATCACCATTACACCCTTATTCTGCTACCAGGGCAACATTTCATCTCTTCTACTTTCTCCTAGTCTTAGACACCTCCGAGTTCGTTCAGGTTATACTGAGCTTTTTATAACATGCgaaaaccatcagctctcttgtttgatgggtttaatcctgaggtcttacctattcttgtcaccttctaactcacctttttcttatccttactcccatatacctaaaaccttgtcactctaccatactttagcttgagaCCTACacagatctatttatactactcacaaactccctttaacttgctagcaccattgATTTCTTTTCGCGCCTTCTCAgttgtctttaaatgtaagcaattattTTTCCTGatcgttctgccacttgttgcatgaatacttggcttatcttattgCCCGCGAATAATATAATTTCCtatacctcatatgatctcaaacatcaccttttatttttttcccATTTATtagtcacgataggtgccactattcttatggagtgtatacaatattgtagtgagactgttgttacaagatcatttcctttttaggtTACTATGCTTAGGTGGTGTAATTGTTGTGATTCTCTTCAGTACCTTCTTTCCTTGTGGAAGTTTCACAATCTCATAAGTGTTGTTTTTCTGTAAAGAGTTCATCTCTTCGGTCATTGCTTGCAGCCATTTTTCTTTATCCGTATGAGATATAGCTTCATGGAAACTCTCTGGTTCTCCATCTTCAGAAAGTAGAATATACTCGGTTTCTTGGGTATCGAGTTGATGGAATCTGACCTCGTTCAGATCGACGAGGTTGTTGATTATTAGCTTCAGGATGTGTACCATCATCGTTCCCCTGTGATGGTTCTGTAGTTTCCTGAGGGGTTTGTGCCTCCCCCTGCTAAACATCCTCATGTTCTGCTTCTGGTACTGTTTCATGCTCCCCCATGCTATTTGTGTCAAACTGCAATGGTAGTGGATCTGGACCAACTTTTTGGGCACTGGAACCTCTTTCATAAGACATTGTGGGCTTTTCAATGTCTTCAATTGTCTGGTTTTCGTGGAATACAACATCCCTACTTCTGATCACCGTCTTCTGTATTGGATCCCATAATCTATACCCAAATTCTTCATCTCCATAGCCTATGAAGATACATGGTATAGTTCTACCATCAAGCTTCTTCCTGAGCTCCTTGGATACATGTGCATGTGCTAAACAACCGAATACCCTTAAGTGAGAATATGAGGGATTCTTACACGACCATATTTTCTCTGGAACCTCAAAATTCAACGGGGCTGATGGTGACCGGTTGATTAGGTAGCAAGCGGCGCGAACAGCTTCTCCCCAGAATGGCTTAGGCAGCTTTGCCATACTGATCATACTTCTGACTCTTTCCATAATTGTCCGGTTCATTCTCTCGGCTACTCCATTGTGTTGTGGGGTGCGTGGGACCGTCTTTTCATGTCGAATCCCTTGTCTCTTGCAATAGGAATCGAACTCCTTGGAAGTATACTCGCCTCCATTATCTGAGCGAAGGCATTTTAATTTCTTTCCCGTTTCACGCTCTACCATGGCATGAAATATCTTGAAATAATCAAAAGCCTGGTCCTTTGTCTTTAAGAAGTACACCCACACCTTTCGAGAAGCATCATCAATGAAAGTCAGAAAATACCTATTGCCGCCAAGTGACTTCTCCTCCATGGGACCACAAATATCAGAGTGTACCAGACTGAGTAACTCTGATTTTCTGGTTGAAGAAAATGTAAAAGAGACTCTATGTTGCTTTCCGAATAAGCAATGATTACAAGGGTCTAAAGCAGCATTCTTGTCCATTCTGATAAGCTGCTTTTTCGTTAGAATTGATATCCCCTTTTCACTCATGTGACCGAGTCTCTGGTGCCACAGGTTTTGAGACGCCTCTTTTTCCATAACATTGAGGCTGTCTGAACATACCTTCACATGAGTTTTATATAAGTTGCCACAAATATGTCCTCGAGCGAGAATCATAACCCTTTTCAGCAATTTCCATGTGCCTTTTCCGAAATAACTTTCATAGCCCTGTTTGTCAAGAGCTATACCTGATATTAGGTTTAGACGAAGATCTGGCACATGACGGACATCTTTCAATATCATTGTACTCCCgatatttgtttgtattttgatATCACCAATTCTAACTATCACACAGGAAGAAGTGTTCCCCATCTTCACTACTCCAAAGTCTCCTGCTTTGTATGTTGTGAAGAAATCTTTTCGGGATGTGGCATGGTATGATGCTGCAGTATCTACCACCCATTCGTTTTCTTCCTGACTTGAGACGTGAAGGCATGCCTCTTCTTGGATGGAACAAATGGCTACCTCTCCGTGGGTAGTGACTAATGCATCTCCAtccttttgcttcaactgctCCTTCTCCTTATGCAATTTTCTGCAGTTCTTCTTTAAATGGCCCTTTATTCCACAGTGGTAGCACGCATATGATGACTTCCTACCATCCGTGGATTTTCCCCTACTCTTGCTTCTGCCTCTCCTCTTATCTTGACTTCTTTCTTGTTGTCTCCCTCTTTCTGTAATAAGGGCATGCGACTCACCATGATCGATGTCCTTTCTTCTGGCTTCTTCATTAAATAAGGCATCTTTAACCATAGACATGGTCAGATTTCCACTAGGAGCTGAATTACTGAGAGAGACTACCAGCGTCTCCCAACTATCAGGAAAGAGAACTAAGAAGTAGTAGGGCTTGCATCTCATCCCCGAGCGGCATGTCAACAGACGATAATTGATTTATCAAGCTCTGAAACTCACTGGTATGCTCGGCAACTGAAGTTCCGTGCTTTAACTTCAAATTTACCAAACGCCTCATCAACAAGGCTTTGTTCCTAGCGGTCTTGGCTTGATACATCCCTTCTAACTTCACCCAGAGGGCATACGCATCTGTCTCTTGTGCAACATGATGAAAAACGCTATCGTCAATCCATTGTCGAATTTGACCGATAGTTTTTCTGTTTAATTTCTTCCACTCTGCTTCTTTGGTGGAATCGGGGTTCCTACCCTTTGCTTCTATGGGATCAAACAAATCTTTACAACTGAGGAGATCTTCCATCCGAGGTCTCCACAATGTGTAATTTGTGGCAGTAAGCTTTATCATAGCTCCAGATGATGATGACTCTTCCATTATGTCTTTAAAATGGCTTGGTCAAAATTTTGGAGCAGAATCTCACCAAACGGAACTCACCAACACGTCCGGAATGGTGAAAAATGGTAGGATTGACTCTTCTTGGGTCAAAATAGGgcctccagaaaattttcaaaatttacaCCAAACTTTTGGGGTTAAATCGAAAATATACTGAACTTGTGGGGCAGATTTATAATTTCAGTAACTTCAGGGGCTATTTCataaatttctaaaaaatttatGATGACTGGATGCTGACGTGGCGATGACTGGATGCTGACGTGGCGCTGACTGGATGCTGACGTGGCGCTGACTGGATGCTGACGTGGCTCTGACTGGATGCTGATGTGGCGCTGACTGGGCAgttactattcatcatcttcttctttgggcagaagaaaaaaaattgccATAACTTCTTCGTTTTAGCTTTGTTTGGCCTCCGGAAAATTGCGTTGAATTCGTATCGACGCAAGGAATCTAATGAAATGATCAAAACACACCGAAGATCACGTTTTTGAAAAAATGTAAATCCGGGTTCAAATTTTCAGTGTTTCGATATTTCTCGATGAACATAGAATcgaaggctctgataccacttgttgtgATTCTCGGATCAATAGTAATATCCTATATTTTAAATAAGGGTGTATTGGTCCTTAGCCATAAAAGGGaagcaaaataaataaaataagatcaaaagaataaaataatataaaagaaGGAAAATAGGCTAAAGCCCATCAGATTGTGGCGTTCAATAAGGGATTGAAAACCCTTAGCCACTAAAGCATCAAACTTAGAAAAGTTTCGTTGCTTATAGCAGCAACACCGTGATTCATCAAAAAAGAAATTTGCATATATTTTCGAGCCTCAACAATAGAGTTCCAGGTACCACAAGCAAACTTCC
Proteins encoded:
- the LOC138868445 gene encoding uncharacterized protein — encoded protein: MEESSSSGAMIKLTATNYTLWRPRMEDLLSCKDLFDPIEAKGRNPDSTKEAEWKKLNRKTIGQIRQWIDDSVFHHVAQETDAYALWVKLEGMYQAKTARNKALLMRRLVNLKLKHGTSVAEHTSEFQSLINQLSSVDMPLGDEMQALLLLSSLS